A stretch of the Longimicrobium sp. genome encodes the following:
- a CDS encoding S8 family peptidase, with the protein MKRAFPLFLAGVTGLSACSDLSPVATGLGANSPVSLNASAAPEEIVPGQIIVRFRPGAARSEIAQQHRARKKGDMLLERTEILEVPVGEEAAIAAQLSRNPNVEFAEPDGIMRVGPCETSVSCDLPDGDIALWKWDLHNPGTMDMSLQGLGIVTTGKADADIDWAETYDHLGPNFAGSATIAILDTGIRTTHPAFAGKIVGGRRFLADTTTVGTGNYTDDQGHGSHVAGIAASRADVRIPGVAYGTNIKLLIGKVCNSAGSCPNSATANAIVWAANNGANVINMSLGSFGGNPDGTGSAAQQAAMQYALSKEALPVCATGNDDNKPNGYTGGIGYPARFPECMAVGATNWGDTKASYSNYGAQIEISAPGGDSNPKNTAASFILAPLHSSNSYTWKSGTSMATPQVAGLAALLYATGMTRAADVRARMIQTADDVEAPGWDNRTGAGRINVYRAVTGKDPNAPPVAAPGSGYAGNKGVAVQFDGSTSNDPNGKPVTFAWNFGDPASGAANTSTLASPAHTYLRAGSYTVTLTVTDAAGLATTTNTTAVIANIAPNVSGIAGATLLPGERYTAAGSFADADPDTWTATVDYGDGAGPQGLALSGKSFSLSHVYTAAGTHTVLVTVADDDGGAGTGSASVTVLTAQQGIQATLLAPVAASGMSAGTVTALSATLQAARESLDRGNRTAATQQLEAFINQVEAQVRSGRMTAAMGADLSAAAARVIASINR; encoded by the coding sequence ATGAAGCGTGCTTTCCCGCTGTTCCTTGCTGGCGTCACCGGCCTGTCCGCCTGTTCGGACCTCAGCCCCGTCGCCACCGGCCTGGGCGCCAACTCGCCCGTTTCGCTGAACGCTTCCGCCGCGCCCGAGGAAATCGTCCCCGGCCAGATCATCGTCCGCTTCCGCCCGGGCGCCGCCCGCTCGGAAATCGCGCAGCAGCACCGCGCCCGCAAGAAGGGCGACATGCTGCTGGAGCGCACGGAGATCCTCGAGGTGCCGGTCGGCGAAGAAGCAGCCATCGCCGCGCAGCTGAGCAGGAACCCCAACGTGGAGTTCGCCGAGCCCGACGGCATCATGCGCGTGGGCCCGTGCGAAACGTCGGTGAGCTGCGACCTGCCCGACGGCGACATCGCCCTGTGGAAGTGGGACCTGCACAACCCCGGCACCATGGACATGTCGCTCCAGGGCTTGGGCATCGTCACCACGGGCAAGGCGGACGCCGACATCGACTGGGCCGAGACGTACGACCACCTGGGCCCCAACTTCGCGGGCTCGGCGACCATCGCCATCCTGGACACCGGCATCCGCACCACGCACCCGGCGTTCGCGGGCAAGATCGTCGGCGGCCGCCGCTTCCTGGCCGACACCACCACCGTCGGCACCGGCAACTACACCGACGACCAGGGACACGGCTCGCACGTGGCCGGCATCGCGGCTTCGCGCGCCGACGTTCGGATCCCGGGCGTGGCCTACGGCACCAACATCAAGCTGCTCATCGGCAAGGTGTGCAACTCGGCGGGCAGCTGCCCGAACTCGGCCACCGCCAACGCCATCGTGTGGGCGGCCAACAACGGCGCCAACGTCATCAACATGAGCCTGGGCAGCTTCGGCGGTAACCCCGACGGCACCGGCTCGGCGGCGCAGCAGGCCGCCATGCAGTACGCCCTGAGCAAGGAAGCGCTTCCCGTCTGCGCCACCGGCAACGACGACAACAAGCCGAACGGCTACACGGGCGGCATCGGCTACCCGGCGCGCTTCCCCGAGTGCATGGCCGTGGGCGCCACCAACTGGGGCGACACCAAGGCCAGCTACAGCAACTACGGCGCGCAGATCGAGATCTCGGCGCCCGGCGGCGACAGCAATCCCAAGAACACCGCCGCGAGCTTCATCCTGGCGCCCCTGCACTCCAGCAACAGCTACACCTGGAAGTCGGGCACCTCGATGGCCACCCCGCAGGTGGCCGGCCTGGCCGCCCTGCTGTACGCCACGGGAATGACCCGCGCCGCCGACGTCCGCGCCCGCATGATCCAGACGGCGGACGACGTGGAAGCGCCGGGATGGGACAACCGCACGGGTGCCGGCCGCATCAACGTCTACCGCGCGGTCACCGGCAAGGACCCCAACGCGCCGCCGGTCGCGGCCCCGGGCAGCGGCTACGCCGGCAACAAGGGCGTGGCGGTGCAGTTCGACGGCAGCACCTCGAACGACCCCAACGGCAAGCCGGTGACCTTCGCGTGGAACTTCGGCGACCCGGCCTCCGGCGCCGCCAACACCTCCACGCTGGCCAGCCCCGCGCACACCTACCTGCGCGCCGGCTCCTACACGGTCACGCTGACGGTGACGGACGCGGCCGGGCTGGCCACGACCACCAACACGACGGCCGTGATCGCCAACATCGCCCCGAACGTTTCGGGGATCGCCGGCGCCACGCTGCTGCCGGGTGAGCGCTACACGGCGGCCGGCTCGTTCGCCGACGCCGACCCCGACACGTGGACGGCGACCGTGGACTACGGCGACGGCGCGGGGCCGCAGGGGCTGGCGCTGAGCGGCAAGTCGTTCTCGCTCAGCCACGTCTACACCGCGGCCGGCACCCACACGGTGCTCGTGACGGTGGCCGACGACGACGGCGGCGCGGGCACCGGCAGCGCGTCGGTGACGGTGCTGACGGCGCAGCAGGGCATCCAGGCCACGCTGCTCGCCCCGGTGGCCGCCAGCGGAATGAGCGCCGGCACGGTGACCGCGCTCTCGGCGACGCTGCAGGCCGCCCGCGAGTCGCTGGACCGCGGCAACCGCACCGCCGCGACGCAGCAGCTGGAGGCCTTCATCAACCAGGTCGAGGCGCAGGTGCGCTCGGGACGGATGACGGCGGCCATGGGCGCGGACCTTTCCGCCGCCGCCGCCCGCGTGATCGCCAGCATCAACCGGTGA
- a CDS encoding DUF4142 domain-containing protein, translated as MIGKQSSTKRVLGFALAALVSAGISACAAGMGATANVGAEAHASMSAVHVAEIEEGSMGAQRATNAQVRAFAQHLVTDHRPFLQQEQQLASQMGLQAAATANVQLPGLQAGVDVNANTQALMMSIPTSRALVEQHMRAMADLGDETGAEFDREFMDRQIAAHRQALALATRFEGAVQNTQQRILIAQERAAVQAHLEMATQIRAGL; from the coding sequence ATGATCGGCAAGCAGTCCAGCACCAAACGCGTCCTCGGGTTCGCGCTCGCGGCCCTGGTATCGGCCGGCATTTCGGCGTGCGCGGCGGGGATGGGAGCGACCGCCAACGTGGGCGCCGAGGCGCACGCCAGCATGTCGGCGGTGCACGTGGCGGAGATCGAGGAGGGGTCGATGGGCGCGCAGCGCGCCACCAACGCGCAGGTCCGCGCGTTCGCGCAGCACCTGGTGACCGACCACCGCCCGTTCCTGCAGCAGGAGCAGCAGCTCGCCAGCCAGATGGGGCTTCAGGCCGCGGCGACGGCGAACGTGCAGCTGCCCGGGCTTCAGGCGGGCGTGGACGTGAACGCCAACACGCAGGCGCTGATGATGTCCATCCCCACCAGCCGGGCGCTGGTGGAGCAGCACATGCGCGCCATGGCCGACCTTGGCGACGAGACGGGCGCGGAGTTCGACCGCGAGTTCATGGACCGGCAGATCGCGGCGCACCGCCAGGCGCTGGCGCTGGCGACGCGCTTCGAGGGCGCCGTGCAGAACACGCAGCAGCGCATCCTGATTGCCCAGGAGCGCGCCGCCGTGCAGGCGCACCTGGAGATGGCCACGCAGATCCGCGCGGGCCTGTAG